The DNA region TAACATCTTTCTGGGTAAAGTGTCATGTCATGAATAACGGTCACTTTTTACCATTGTACCTACATCTTTACTTGACCAAATGAATTTGCCATCTTTTCTCACATTATTCTATGCATTATTGATGAATTTGGAAGGCACATTTATGGCCCTCAAATTGATAACTTATCCTGGCCCAATTCTTCTAGGACACCTTCTTCTTCTAAGCCAGAATCACAAAAATGGACACAAAGGAAACTCTATCATGGTTCTTGATTAGCCAAATATCAAATCTAACAAGAAATCTCATGACAATCCCATACACAAAACAAGAACCCTTAAAATCTATTTTAAGGATTCTAGATAAAATTAAAGAGTgtaatttagataaattaactattatctaaacttttacatatatatactagataaaattaaatagtgtaatttagataaattaactaaactcttacgattttaaatttacgctagttatattttataagtttataaaaaaaaatcaattttaccattttgtacgatttaataaaaaatgaatttatatttatacatgaaaaatgttattatttattaaataaatgaattaatataattaattttataatataacttttatattgtcatttatttattattattaatttattaattttatactaatatatatatatatatatatatattaaataattaatgtatacaaatagttaaataataatattatacaacatttttcttttcttttttttttgaaataatattagataactaatattgttttaaataaactcttactATATACAACTAACCAACATTTACTTAGATTTTAAGTatgattgattttaaatttttaagtaaattcacaattttaaaaataaatctatacaACCAACCAAcaatttacttaaatattacTTATGATTTACTTagattttaagtaaattctaaattttgaaaataaacaatCTAGTCCTTGTACTAAAATTAAGCCCATCACATGACCTCAGCCCaaataatgattaaatccaAAGTAATTTGGTTATAAATTAAACTCTATCCTTtctatatttttctataaagtATAaacctttatttatattttaaaataaattatagtgtACGCCTTAAAAATTGACAATTGATTTTTTACTCATGGACAAAACACTATTTTTACTTTCCTTTCTAAtcactaaatcaaagaatgAATAACCAAAATGATAAGTTTGACtcaaatgtaatttaaaaataattcatcgATTAtcgattattttttaagtttcttGACTTACCTTTTAtcgaatttaataaaaatgtggTGAGAAAACAACATACTCAGAAGTTGTCTCATCTATCTCACCTAAGTATGAGATGAGTAACTCAACATAGGACCTAGCAAAATAGACATAACATGACTCTTTTAGAATCGTCACTTAATTTGCTCTTTAGATGTTTGGATACACGTGGAGAAGAACATCCGTGTTGTTGTTCCCACATGCTGACTCTACGAGACTGTTGGCCTTTTCTAAAACATTGCATTTTACactttgtttataaaataacacCAAGGCTTGGGTATGCTTCTAAAATATTAGCTTATGTTTCTCGGTCGTGCCTGGTCGTCCATGTTCGGTCGGAATTGGAGTGAAGCACATTAGGCTCTCATCATTGATCAACCAAGCCTATAAGTGGAAATCATCAAATTAAAGAATAGttcatttcacattttttaatttcctataaaataaatgaacaccACATTAATTCTATTCATTTTTCAATGAACTCGTACCAGAATTGatatgaattttttgaaaacaattttttataaactcggaattatttatatttgtaattcgTGTGTGAAAAATGAATATCTAAACTAGTATTATAACAATCCTTGCCATACCAGACTCCAATATGAAAATTAgataatgtaataataatactaataataatatctcaTGTTTAATAATACAATCAGCAATCATCAAGTTTAAAATGCAACAACaagaaaattaaacaataacCACATCTTGAATAACTGGACATTTCCTCTTTTGGGTGCAACTCCCAAATCCAAAAAGGAGAGAAATaaaggttttttttataaaaatgtacaCAATTTTTAAACACACAAGAGCATTAACTATTACTACTAAATCTTCAACCATTCCAAACAAGGGCAAAATCCCCAGCAAAACCTGGCAGGATAGTAGTCCTTAAGATACACTTCTCTTCCCTGGCCAACAATGTAAAAGCTGAACAAACTATTATTTCCTCGACTCATGCTAACTCGTGTCATCTGCACCATTGAGATCGTGTGCCTCTCGCAGATCACCCTCGCAGTCTGAGGCACCTGGGCCCTCTCAGAGATCACATCGGACGAAAACTTGTTAAGAAAGTATGAATCTGCAAAATATGCTGGCGTACACTGATACGCCTGCGTATTGCAAAGCTGCACACCTTTTGCCCTGTGGAAAACATCATCCGGTACTGAAGCTGCTCCACTTGTTGCGCTAACTTTCCGAGTCGAAAGTGTCTTCCTGTAAATCATGGGGAGAATTGGCATTGTTCAtgagattttgttttcttagaCAAAATTCTTTCCACTTTGAGCTACTGGTAGGAAGAGAGAATTTTGGTAATTTGTTTATGATTTggatgatgtgattgatgataAGATAATGAGCTATTTGAGATCAAACTCAATTAACTATCTAACATGGCACAAATAACCTCTTATCTCGTCATCAaacaataaatcattcaaatcgTCGACCAAAATACCGAATTATCTTTCTTTTACTTCTGTaacatttaaaaacattaaataatatgaacATCTTTGTCAATTTACCCAAATAGCCCTCCTTTTAAATCAAACaagttattttttctttcaaataaagaCTATTATCAAATaatcctacatcaaacaagaccAAGCATATAATAgtcatcttcatttctttttaattttcagCAAAGGCTCTCAAATAAATAAGCTTTTAATGTAAATACCATCTAACAATAGCAATGCTGCGTGTCAAGAGGGAGCCACTTCCTTTACATGTTTGGCATTTGACAAGTCCTCGAGAACCACATGTCACGCAAGGCGTCTTCCCCTTTCCATCACATTTTCCGCATctgcaaaaaaataaacaaaggtAACAAATAGGATTCTAGGAGATCAAGAGAGTAGTAATAATCATCCTCACATTGAGTCGGATCCATCTCTATGAGCAATCAATCCCCTCCCATGACAGGCAAGACATTTTTTCGACTGATTTTCCTTGTAGAAGCCCGGTTCTTGGTCTGCGTTACAAGTTTGACAGACGACATCTCCTCGTCCAGCGCAAACAGAGCATTTCTCAATGGTTTCCGAGTGAGGAATTTTGGTTCTTAACTCTTTAAGAGGGACAAATAAAACTGGAAATTGAGACCTTAAATCCAACTCCCAGACACCCAATTCAGGTCCCTTGTTCTTCCCATCATAATCACCATCAAGATAATGCTCAGTTTCCTTTATTATTTCCCTCTCTTCTATAAATGTGTCTAATGTGCCAACATAAACGTTGCAATCTTCAATTGAATGAATTTTCCATGTCCTAGCAGGGTGACTCCCCCAGCAACAACGATGACCCACATGATCGATCAGCAGTTCTCTAATTTCAATCTCATCAAGAATTTGCCTGCATAAATAAATACGCTCTATACATCTTTTAATGTGATCTTACACTTAAATTCCTAGAGAAACTGCTTCTAAGTAAATGTGAGAATATGCTTAGATATTACCAAATAGTGCACCATTTCAAGTACAAACTAAACTTCAATAAACAGTAGTTTGACATAGTGTGTgcattgatgaagaagaaaatagGACGATTTCTTTTGGATTGCAAGTCATAATCACACAGcaatgaaaaataattgatgACGGTGATAAAGTTACAAGATAGAGGCAGTAGCCATTGATCACTGCGTTAAACCCCAAACAGCTCATCAAGATGCCACAACGACTATAAAGAAGATAGGTTAGGTAGTTAATTCACCACTCCCATCAAGTTGGGTAAAACAAGTTGTGCATGCCCAACTCCCTGCATAATTCGTTGAAAATTGGTCTTGGGAGAGGTTTTGGTTAGATTGTCTGCAATATGATTGCGGGAACAAATATGGTCCTACTGAtctttttaattcaatttatgaaATTAAGTGACAATGAATCTCTAAGTGTTTAGTTCCATGAGCAAGTTCTTGGCaacaattatctttttttttttgttttcaagaAAAGTCATTTTATAGATTCCGTTGAGACAACAAACAAACAAGTTACAtgaaaacaaaaactaaaacaATTAACAAACACCAACAAACAAGGTGCCGATAAGCTAATTCATTATAGGAAATACTTATTGGTGCTTGATTATCACCTCGTAACTTAATAGACCTCTCAATAGTTATTCCCTGGTTGGTTAACACTCCTAAGACAGGGGTTTCTATTACAACATCCCATGTCATTTGTTGtttcatgaagaagaaagtgTTTCCCCAATTCATTTGATATAGAACCATGTCCCAAGCTTCGAATGTAGGATCCTTAGCTTGAGGAACATTGGATTCCCAATGAGGAAAGACAGTTTGCCATTCCCACGTATTAACATTTTGACTAGGTAGTTTTAGCCACATCATACCATGTAGATTtgtggatgatgatgaagaaaagaTGAAGTTTTCTTTTGCATTTCAAGTGTATATAATCAAATACATACCAAACAATGAAAGAATAGTTAACAAAGGAGATGAAGTTCCAAGATGGAGTAAATAGTCGTTGGGAGCCCCAAACAACTCTTTGAGAAGGCCACAATGAGTAAGGAGAGAGGTTAGATCATTTTATTCTTCAAATCTCAAGACTAGAAACAAAGGTATCTAATCCCTAGAAGATGCTAAGACTTCAAAAAGATTGACTATTCTCAAAAGTAGATGAATTGGTTCCCTTAGAGAGCATGCTAGCCATAAAAGTAATTTCAAACTATAAGAGATCATACAGTAAACAATAGTCAACTTACCTTCCAGCCTCATTAGACACCATGCCATAGTCCACTCCATATCCACCTTGATAAACAATGGCTTGCTCTGCAATAAGCAATCAATTATAGTTCATCAGTGAAACAAAGTTAAACCTAAAGAAGCAACCACAAATGCTGAATTAGACTTCAATTCAATATGTAAAGCTACCATATACATCAATTCCTAAGCTTGGATCATAAAGAAAAGCTGAATGCATAAAATTGGTGGCAATGAGAATGGACCCACATCAGACAAGTTATGGAGAAACAATTAGTTGAgcagaaagagaaagagagaggtGGAGGTGCACCATTAGGATCGGGATCAGGGGAGCTGATCAAGGGGGCATGTAGAGAAGGCGGATAACGATCGGAGGAAGCGGCGGCGGATCGAATCTCATCGACACTGACTTCAGTCCCGGCGATGGAAGCCGTGGCATTTCTGGAACCAGCCCGATGAAGGTGCTGATAGGAAACCCATTTCTCGCTGCTATTATTAGTATCTTTTCCCTCGGTTGCATCTTCGTATCTCTCtgttcaaatcaaatatattggAAATCCAGAGTGTAAAGTTATGTCAGTCTACAGAATTCGAAGTGATTTGTCTATTGTACCTGAGAGTAGAGGCTGGTGCTGCTGCTGCTCCATCTTGTTCAAATCAAA from Impatiens glandulifera chromosome 5, dImpGla2.1, whole genome shotgun sequence includes:
- the LOC124939806 gene encoding protein SSUH2 homolog, with the translated sequence MEQQQHQPLLSERYEDATEGKDTNNSSEKWVSYQHLHRAGSRNATASIAGTEVSVDEIRSAAASSDRYPPSLHAPLISSPDPDPNEQAIVYQGGYGVDYGMVSNEAGRQILDEIEIRELLIDHVGHRCCWGSHPARTWKIHSIEDCNVYVGTLDTFIEEREIIKETEHYLDGDYDGKNKGPELGVWELDLRSQFPVLFVPLKELRTKIPHSETIEKCSVCAGRGDVVCQTCNADQEPGFYKENQSKKCLACHGRGLIAHRDGSDSICGKCDGKGKTPCVTCGSRGLVKCQTCKGSGSLLTRSIAIVRWKTLSTRKVSATSGAASVPDDVFHRAKGVQLCNTQAYQCTPAYFADSYFLNKFSSDVISERAQVPQTARVICERHTISMVQMTRVSMSRGNNSLFSFYIVGQGREVYLKDYYPARFCWGFCPCLEWLKI